The Candidatus Cloacimonadota bacterium genome includes a window with the following:
- a CDS encoding TolC family protein, with protein sequence MKKIVFIIVLFSSFSLFSEILTLKDAKEIALENNPEYLTKKWAYESAKWNEISSLSGLLPSANLTGSQIQMKPGMPSMMNPIPDDETNTRSYGYSINQPLFLGGKLWLGYRLSRDAKQMSEYALAEQKMKTISGVEEKYFNLLEAAEILEISKEQLRSAELNLEIAELRYEMGTLAKVDLLKIQSDKAAKETELIQSETLYAISYSGLKNYLQFQDDFEVENFDATIYNELIESLNSFDEKQINVLIDECFQISLRENYSIKTLKETKDMAKKSVLMAAGNFLPTLNLSYSQTWSKSWNEIQKESDSNYNDSKQLALTASIPIFPITDNFADYKKAKFEKRKTDEDYKSAESGIKLDLESSVLNLISSAKQVKASELTLNFATELHSQMEERFRNGMVSTTEILDSEVMLKSSKMSFIRSSFSFIKAKSKLILLLGMEEENEFLELLK encoded by the coding sequence ATGAAAAAGATTGTTTTTATCATTGTTTTGTTTTCCAGTTTTTCCTTATTTTCAGAAATCCTGACCTTGAAAGATGCAAAAGAAATCGCTTTGGAAAACAATCCTGAATATCTGACAAAAAAATGGGCATACGAATCTGCTAAATGGAATGAGATCAGCTCATTATCCGGTTTGCTTCCTTCTGCTAATTTAACAGGCTCTCAAATTCAGATGAAACCCGGAATGCCGTCTATGATGAATCCGATTCCTGATGATGAAACAAACACGCGATCTTACGGATACTCGATAAATCAACCGTTATTTCTCGGTGGGAAACTCTGGCTTGGTTATCGTCTTTCCCGTGATGCAAAACAGATGTCTGAATATGCTCTTGCAGAACAAAAAATGAAAACTATTTCCGGAGTTGAAGAAAAATATTTCAATCTTCTTGAAGCAGCAGAAATTTTGGAAATTTCTAAAGAACAGCTTCGGTCTGCTGAATTAAACCTGGAAATAGCAGAATTAAGATATGAAATGGGAACACTTGCCAAAGTTGATCTTTTAAAAATCCAATCCGATAAAGCTGCCAAAGAAACCGAACTGATCCAATCCGAAACTCTGTATGCGATCAGTTATTCCGGTCTAAAAAATTATCTGCAATTTCAGGATGATTTTGAAGTAGAAAATTTCGATGCAACTATTTATAATGAACTGATTGAAAGCCTGAACTCTTTTGATGAAAAACAGATAAATGTTCTTATTGATGAATGTTTTCAGATTTCTCTGCGTGAGAATTATTCCATTAAAACTCTGAAAGAAACAAAAGATATGGCAAAGAAAAGTGTGTTAATGGCAGCAGGAAATTTCCTGCCAACCTTGAATTTGAGTTATAGCCAGACCTGGAGCAAATCCTGGAATGAAATCCAAAAAGAATCCGATTCTAATTATAACGATTCTAAACAATTGGCATTAACTGCCTCTATCCCGATTTTTCCGATTACAGATAATTTTGCTGATTATAAAAAAGCAAAATTCGAAAAAAGAAAAACCGATGAGGATTATAAATCTGCAGAAAGCGGGATTAAACTGGATTTGGAAAGTTCTGTTTTGAACCTGATAAGTTCAGCAAAACAAGTAAAGGCTTCTGAACTTACTTTGAATTTTGCAACCGAATTACATTCCCAAATGGAAGAAAGATTCAGGAATGGAATGGTTTCCACAACCGAAATACTCGATTCGGAAGTGATGCTGAAAAGTTCAAAAATGTCTTTTATTCGGAGTTCATTCTCATTCATTAAAGCAAAATCAAAATTAATACTGCTTCTTGGAATGGAAGAAGAAAACGAATTTTTGGAATTATTAAAATGA
- a CDS encoding efflux RND transporter periplasmic adaptor subunit codes for MKIKYLLITLIVFSIMIGCGKKPAANPELSKKGKNNIEKNIPVMVEKVQPKNLEQFIKVTGKLEGLTDIVMTAETSGKVVEIKKHLGDWVAKGEEIGRIDNKDYEIQVKQSEAAVLAAEAAYEVAELQMQTSENLFQQNSISQVEYSQTKSNFKSALAGLNGAKAGLEKSRKAYNNSRFLASVSGFITDIPIEIGQTISFGQPVCSIVDSKKMIIKTGVGEKEVQKLQKGQQVTVSNDNKEEIFYGKITGIGIKPINNSASYPIEIEIENQQGRLLPGMVIEARIQSKVFKDVIYTSMNNIIQEYDDYFAFVIIKENKAERRKVTLGEKVGENVIITGGIKIDENLVIEGVENLEDGSVVDIRKGL; via the coding sequence ATGAAAATAAAATATTTACTAATAACCTTAATTGTGTTCTCAATAATGATAGGTTGCGGAAAAAAACCTGCAGCAAATCCGGAACTTTCCAAAAAAGGAAAAAATAATATCGAAAAGAATATTCCGGTTATGGTGGAAAAAGTGCAGCCAAAAAATCTGGAGCAGTTTATAAAAGTAACCGGGAAATTGGAAGGACTGACCGATATCGTGATGACCGCTGAAACCAGCGGAAAGGTTGTTGAAATCAAAAAACATCTCGGTGATTGGGTAGCCAAAGGTGAAGAAATCGGCAGGATAGATAATAAAGATTATGAAATTCAGGTGAAACAATCGGAAGCTGCAGTATTAGCAGCAGAAGCAGCTTATGAAGTTGCAGAATTGCAGATGCAGACTTCTGAAAACCTGTTTCAGCAAAACAGCATTTCGCAAGTGGAGTATTCCCAGACTAAAAGCAATTTTAAAAGTGCTCTTGCAGGTTTGAATGGTGCAAAAGCAGGTCTGGAAAAATCTCGGAAAGCATACAATAATTCCCGTTTTCTGGCATCTGTTTCCGGATTTATTACGGATATTCCAATCGAGATCGGACAGACCATTTCTTTCGGACAACCGGTTTGCAGTATTGTTGATTCCAAAAAAATGATAATTAAAACCGGAGTTGGAGAAAAGGAAGTTCAAAAACTGCAGAAAGGTCAGCAGGTAACAGTTTCCAATGACAATAAGGAAGAAATTTTTTATGGGAAGATCACAGGTATTGGGATCAAACCTATTAATAATTCCGCATCATATCCGATAGAGATCGAGATCGAGAATCAGCAGGGCAGATTACTTCCGGGAATGGTGATCGAAGCAAGAATACAAAGTAAAGTATTCAAAGATGTTATCTACACTTCGATGAATAATATCATTCAGGAATATGATGATTATTTTGCATTTGTGATAATTAAAGAAAATAAAGCAGAACGCAGGAAAGTAACTCTCGGCGAAAAAGTCGGTGAAAATGTGATCATCACCGGCGGAATAAAGATTGATGAAAATTTGGTAATTGAAGGTGTGGAAAACCTGGAAGACGGTTCTGTGGTGGATATCAGGAAAGGATTATAG
- a CDS encoding prepilin-type N-terminal cleavage/methylation domain-containing protein has translation MFKTFQNQKGFSLIELLVVVVIIAILAAIAVPIYMSYVRKARSTEAQSAIAAIRSAYRVYYQTYGSTENYTIEDALKDAKLGNATEKNWEFEVVGNPPNKYIATSTADFSEGEGKQVWYDVDDAKYHGYGIDEEEEEEEIVD, from the coding sequence ATGTTCAAAACATTTCAAAATCAAAAAGGATTCAGCTTGATCGAGTTGTTGGTGGTGGTTGTTATTATTGCAATTTTAGCAGCAATCGCGGTCCCGATCTACATGAGTTATGTCAGGAAAGCAAGATCAACTGAAGCTCAATCGGCTATTGCAGCCATCCGAAGTGCTTACAGAGTTTACTATCAAACTTACGGTTCTACAGAAAATTACACCATTGAAGATGCCTTAAAAGATGCTAAACTTGGTAATGCTACAGAGAAAAACTGGGAATTTGAGGTTGTTGGGAATCCACCCAATAAGTATATTGCAACTTCCACAGCTGATTTCTCTGAGGGAGAAGGTAAACAGGTCTGGTATGATGTTGATGATGCTAAATATCATGGTTATGGAATTGACGAAGAAGAGGAAGAAGAAGAGATCGTTGACTAA
- a CDS encoding DUF861 domain-containing protein, whose product MKIKVEKLSDEQIQQRGIKSWAIWEKKVSRFDWYYDSTEECLLLEGKVIVETEDGEKVEFGKGDFVTFPKGLSCVWDIKESVKKHYNFK is encoded by the coding sequence ATGAAAATAAAAGTAGAAAAACTTTCTGATGAACAAATACAACAAAGAGGAATCAAATCTTGGGCTATCTGGGAAAAGAAAGTTTCCCGATTTGACTGGTATTATGATTCTACCGAAGAATGTCTGCTGTTGGAAGGAAAAGTGATCGTTGAAACTGAAGACGGGGAAAAGGTGGAATTCGGAAAAGGTGATTTTGTAACTTTCCCGAAAGGACTTTCCTGTGTTTGGGATATCAAAGAAAGTGTGAAAAAACATTATAATTTCAAGTAA
- the hypB gene encoding hydrogenase accessory protein HypB gives MDTKEIKVMKKILNVNDRIAEELRNELKEKGILFINLMSSPGSGKTTILEKTAEKFGNKICVIEGDIRTTLDAERVSRAGIQAYQINTGPFGGDCHLESGWIKSAIEEIDLSNIDILFVENIGNLVCPAEFDVGAHINAVVLSVTEGEDKPLKYPLAFQNSHLCIISKTDLLPYLDINIENIKENIRKVNPKMKIIEISAKSGEGLNDWKEYLHKSR, from the coding sequence ATGGATACAAAAGAAATAAAGGTGATGAAAAAAATCCTTAATGTTAACGATAGAATTGCTGAAGAATTACGAAATGAACTGAAAGAAAAAGGTATTCTGTTTATCAATTTGATGAGTTCTCCCGGTTCAGGTAAAACAACAATTTTAGAAAAAACCGCTGAAAAGTTTGGAAATAAAATTTGTGTGATCGAAGGTGACATCCGGACGACTCTCGATGCAGAAAGAGTCTCCAGAGCAGGAATACAAGCATATCAGATAAATACCGGACCATTTGGAGGAGACTGTCATCTCGAATCAGGCTGGATAAAATCTGCTATTGAAGAAATTGACCTTTCAAATATCGATATCCTCTTTGTGGAAAATATCGGAAACCTTGTTTGTCCTGCGGAGTTCGATGTAGGGGCTCATATCAATGCTGTTGTTCTCAGTGTTACCGAAGGTGAAGATAAACCGCTGAAATATCCTCTTGCATTCCAGAACTCACATTTATGTATAATTTCCAAAACTGACCTTCTTCCTTACCTTGATATAAATATTGAAAATATTAAAGAAAATATCCGAAAAGTAAATCCAAAGATGAAGATAATTGAAATTTCAGCGAAATCAGGTGAAGGTCTGAATGATTGGAAGGAATATTTACATAAAAGTCGGTAA
- a CDS encoding PadR family transcriptional regulator, protein MLEKVKEKLRKVLKEVSMNKSDLVVLGFLRRKSMYGYEIIQWLKTHHMDEWADVKMPSVYKAMQRLEKKEYISGEKVTEGNNPPRTVFSITEKGKEFLLEMLEYFMVKSENPHDFWIGICFLNQGFTKGKFLQILTDRKQKMKEHLKCHKQHFEQMKSTEKWKLMPFYIKTLMKMGTKMNAIEIESLDELKKEAENKENEIFFIKED, encoded by the coding sequence ATGTTAGAAAAAGTGAAAGAAAAACTTCGGAAGGTACTTAAGGAGGTTTCGATGAATAAATCGGATTTAGTTGTGCTCGGATTTCTGCGTCGCAAATCGATGTATGGTTATGAGATTATTCAATGGTTAAAAACGCACCACATGGACGAATGGGCAGATGTTAAAATGCCGTCTGTCTATAAAGCGATGCAGCGACTTGAAAAGAAAGAATATATTTCCGGAGAGAAAGTTACAGAAGGAAATAATCCACCGCGAACCGTTTTTTCCATCACGGAAAAAGGAAAAGAATTTCTACTGGAAATGCTGGAATATTTTATGGTGAAAAGTGAAAATCCTCATGACTTCTGGATCGGGATCTGTTTTTTGAATCAAGGTTTTACAAAAGGAAAATTTCTGCAAATACTAACTGATCGTAAACAAAAAATGAAAGAGCATCTCAAGTGTCATAAGCAACATTTCGAGCAAATGAAAAGCACAGAAAAATGGAAACTTATGCCGTTTTACATTAAAACTCTGATGAAAATGGGAACAAAAATGAATGCTATCGAAATCGAATCCCTTGATGAATTAAAAAAAGAAGCAGAAAATAAAGAGAATGAAATTTTCTTTATCAAAGAGGATTAG
- a CDS encoding type IV pilus twitching motility protein PilT has product MKLTIQELLQFASDAGASDLHISTGSIPMIRVNGIMKKLNLPRSTVKEVDDLIFSVMNESQKALFKERLEIDFSTKLDDETRFRVNAFHQLNGRAVAFRVIPNEIRGFDELNLPDILAKLALRRNGLILVTGPTGSGKSTTLATMIDVINDHRHCHIISVEDPIEYVHASKNSLINQRELGHDTWSFKAALRSALREDPDVILVGEMRDLDTVSLALTAAETGHLVLATLHTSSATKSIDRIIDMFPKEQQGQIRSMLSESLQAVVAQTLLPMKDGSGRVPALEIMIANTAVRNLIREEKTYQIPSVIQSGTKDGMQTLDQSLYSHVMNGLLDRLVAQEVSDNPKMFVSGVGF; this is encoded by the coding sequence TTGAAGCTTACAATTCAAGAACTGTTACAGTTTGCATCTGATGCCGGTGCATCTGATCTACATATCAGCACAGGATCAATTCCTATGATCAGGGTAAACGGTATTATGAAAAAATTGAATTTACCCAGATCAACTGTAAAAGAAGTTGACGATTTAATCTTTAGTGTAATGAATGAATCCCAAAAAGCATTATTTAAAGAAAGATTGGAAATTGACTTCTCCACAAAATTAGATGACGAAACAAGGTTCAGGGTAAATGCTTTTCACCAGCTGAACGGTCGAGCTGTTGCTTTTCGTGTGATTCCAAATGAGATTAGAGGATTTGATGAACTTAATCTGCCTGATATCCTGGCAAAACTTGCTTTAAGAAGGAACGGTCTTATTTTAGTAACTGGTCCTACCGGAAGTGGAAAATCGACAACTTTAGCGACCATGATTGATGTCATTAATGATCATCGACATTGTCATATAATTTCTGTTGAAGATCCGATCGAATATGTCCATGCCAGTAAAAACTCTTTGATCAATCAAAGAGAGTTAGGACACGATACCTGGTCTTTTAAAGCTGCCCTCCGATCTGCTCTTCGTGAAGATCCTGATGTTATTCTTGTTGGTGAAATGCGCGATCTCGACACGGTCTCATTAGCTTTGACCGCTGCTGAGACGGGTCATCTTGTTCTGGCTACATTACATACCAGCAGTGCAACCAAGTCTATTGATAGGATCATAGATATGTTCCCCAAAGAACAACAAGGTCAGATCCGTTCAATGCTTTCGGAATCGTTGCAAGCGGTCGTTGCTCAGACATTATTACCAATGAAAGATGGTTCCGGACGAGTCCCGGCTTTAGAAATAATGATAGCTAATACTGCTGTCAGAAATCTAATCAGGGAAGAAAAAACTTACCAGATACCTTCCGTGATCCAATCCGGAACTAAAGATGGAATGCAGACTCTGGATCAATCTTTGTATAGTCATGTCATGAATGGCTTACTGGATCGACTCGTTGCTCAGGAAGTTTCCGATAATCCGAAAATGTTCGTTTCTGGCGTGGGATTCTGA